The Xenopus tropicalis strain Nigerian chromosome 7, UCB_Xtro_10.0, whole genome shotgun sequence genome includes a region encoding these proteins:
- the LOC101733213 gene encoding RAC-alpha serine/threonine-protein kinase, translating to MFRRIRRALLSVCSCRRKQKGSVEIVQPLQLPKISDVPEEKPEKLPDDQIYAADPELGNGNTVSLQEPKDSEKKMEIKFFISSSDSESSSEPTPNVSQEADNEESGNGEKDEKVEYEETDNEEEESEETESDTLESEETVYYTAENEEMERDEMQYCTAENEEIESDSSESEETDNEKETDSEETDNEKETDSEEEESETLENEEEEESEESQESQNEKTASEKVENEEKETSKTESDRAESTKMFRRIRRGLTNAFSCRRKQKGSVEIVQPLQLPEEKPEELPGSQTVEDAVNDSDSYVSSYVKSYSSESSMASWEAVLQRPRLTAVWEYDIKRIIGYGNFNLTTIFKAVHKPTNTTVAIKAMRKDTLRPHVIEWIKQEREILEAVKRVEYHPFCVGLFAAFQSEFHLCLAMDYCPVGDLRQFVRRCSMSRKRSAFYAACIISGLEFLHFRGIMHRDIKPENILMDWDGYVKISDYGVAARFTSWDPFAANICGTLWYMAPDLFGPKSYTKIVDFWSLGVMIYEMRLGKRPFTGGSIRRTVINIRTTEPKYPKKLGAPSTEIIKSLLMKDPQKRLGNNENQLNDLKGMAFFKGLDFRALHQKQIKPPFIPRQNPLRCFRIMCRPCNKIRRMSDGGFHSTVAQHIFQEIFAEFNCPVNLKFTQPEENDEQPKVDKDGWIL from the exons ATGTTTAGAAGAATTAGACGAGCATTACTTAGCGTGTGCTCTTGTCGGAGGAAG CAAAAAGGAAGCGTTGAAATAGTTCAACCTTTGCAGCTTCCAAAAATATCCGATGTTCCAGAGGAGAAACCCGAGAAACTTCCAG ATGATCAGATCTATGCAGCTGATCCAGAGTTAGGGAATGGAAACACCGTAAGCCTACAGGAGCCTAAGGATTCTGAAAAGAAGATGGAGATCAAGTTTTTCATTTCTTCTAGT GACTCCGAAAGTAGCAGTGAACCTACTCCTAACGTGTCTCAAGAAGCAGACAATGAAGAATCTGGAAATGGGGAAAAAGATGAAAAAGTAGAATATGAGGAAACAGACAACGAAGAAGAAGAGAGTGAGGAAACAGAAAGTGATACTTTAGAAAGTGAGGAAACCGTGTATTATACTGCAGAAAATGAAGAAATGGAAAGGGATGAAATGCAGTATTGTACAGCAGAGAATGAGGAAATAGAAAGTGATAGTTCAGAAAGTGAGGAAACAGACAATGAAAAAGAAACAGATAGTGAGGAAACAGACAATGAGAAAGAAACAGATAGTGAGGAAGAAGAAAGTGAAACACTAGAAAAcgaggaagaagaagaaagtgaAGAATCACAAGAATCACAAAATGAGAAAACAGCCAGTGAAAAAGTGGAAAATGAGGAAAAAGAAACAAGTAAAACAGAGAGTGACCGAGCAG AATCAACTAAAATGTTTCGAAGAATTCGACGAGGATTGACCAACGCGTTCTCGTGTCGGAGGAAG CAGAAAGGAAGCGTTGAAATTGTTCAACCTTTGCAGCTTCCAGAGGAGAAACCGGAGGAACTTCCAG GCTCTCAGACAGTTGAAGATGCAGTAAATGATTCAGATAGCTACGTGTCAAGTTATGTAAAGAGTTATAGTTCAGAAAGT TCCATGGCATCATGGGAGGCAGTACTGCAAAG ACCCAGGTTGACAGCAGTTTGGGAGTATGATATCAAGCGTATAATAGGCTATGGAAATTTTAATTTAACAACG ATATTCAAGGCAGTACACAAACCTACAAACACAACTGTCGCTATCAAAGCTATGAGAAAGGATACATTAAGACCCCATGTAATTGAATG GATAAAACAAGAGAGGGAAATCCTTGAAGCAGTAAAAAGGGTCGAATACCACCCGTTCTGTGTTGGCCTATTTGCAGCATTTCAGTCTGAGTTTCACCTTTGTTTGGCAATGGACTATTGTCCCGTAGGCGACTTAAGGCAATTTGTAAGAAGATGTTCCATGTCACGAAAGAGATCGGC ATTTTATGCAGCTTGTATCATCTCAGGTTTGGAGTTTCTGCACTTCAGGGGCATTATGCATCG AGATATAAAGCCAGAAAATATATTAATGGACTGGGATGGATACGTGAAGATATCTGATTATGGGGTCGCTGCCAGAT ttaCAAGCTGGGATCCCTTTGCTGCGAACATATGTGGAACCCTTTGGTATATGGCCCCTGATCTATTCGGACCAAAGAGCTACACAAAAATCGTGGACTTTTGGTCATTAGGAGTGATGATTTACGAAATGCGTCTCGGCAAG CGTCCATTCACAGGGGGATCTATACGAAGAACAGTTATTAACATCAGGACTACTGAGCCCAAATATCCGAAAAAACTTGGGGCGCCTTCCACCGAGATAATAAAAAGT ctcCTGATGAAAGATCCACAAAAACGACTAGGAAACAATGAAAATCAGCTTAATGATTTAAAAGGAATGGCTTTCTTTAAG GGCTTAGACTTTAGAGCCCTTCATCAAAAACAAATAAAGCCACCGTTCATTCCAAGACAGAATCCACTGAGATGCTTTAGGATAATGTGTCGGCCGTGTAACAAGATCAGAAGAATGTCAGATGGAGGATTTCATTCTACTGTTGCGCAACACATTTTCCAAGAGATATTTGCAGAGTTTAATTGTCCTGTCAACCTTAAGTTCACACAACCAGAAGAAAACGATGAACAACCAAAAGTGGATAAGGATGGATGGATACTATAA